Sequence from the Fusobacteriaceae bacterium genome:
ACGCTGGTCGTGCTGCCCTTCTTCATCTTTGACTATCATCCGATGTCGGCCCGGCAGCTGATCTGCCTCATCGCCGCGGGCGCCTTCGCCGCCTCGGGACAATTCGGGATCACGGCCGCGTACACATACGCCCCCGCCCGGGAGATCTCGGTCTATGACTACTCCCAGATCCTGTTTTCCGCGATTATCGGCTTTTTCTTCTTCAATCAGGTTCCGGACGTCTACAGCTGGCTGGGCTATCTGATCATCTGCTCCATGGCGGTCTGGATGTTCCTCTACAACCGCGGGCGGGAGGAATCCGTATAGACGTCGTATAGATGTTGTATATACGCATAGAAACCAAGAAAACAGGTGGTATCCCTTGGCTGCTTTGATTATCCTGAAACTGGCAACGACAGCGGTCCTCGCGTTTTTTTCCTTTATCACGGGCCGCCTCGTCCTGCAATATTTTCCGCCGGAGACTGCGCATGCCGGCCTCATCGTAATTGGCGCGTTTTTTTTGCTTTTTCTGATCCTCGTGCTCACGGAAATCGTCTTCTGGTGGAAGCGCTTCCGTTTTCCGGCCTTAAAAATCCTGGGCGTCATCGTCATTGTCCTCGTGGGCGTCCGTTTCGGCTTTGAGATCTATACGGCAAAGGAAGAATCCATCACGATCCGGGAACGGATCGCCGACAGGAGGGAATACCTGCCCTTTGACGAAGACAGCGCCATCGCCCGCCTGCCCTTTCCCCCGGGAATCCGCTTCACGGAAGACCTGCCGGTGGTGGATGGCGCGGAATCCTTGTTTTCCCTCTACTCGGCTTTTGTGAACGCCCTGTATCCCGAGACGATCCCGCCTCTCAACAACGGCGGCGGCCCCTTCCGCTTCCTCGGCGGGGAAAAGGGAATGGCGGCCCTTACCGGGGGCGAGACCGACATCCGTTTCGGCTATTACCCCGAGAGCGCCAGAGAAGTAGCGGACAGCGCCCCGGGCTACTCGGAATTGGTCTGGCACCGGATGGGCAAAGACGCTTTGATCTTTTTCGTCAACAAAAATAATCCCATCGACAACCTTTCTTCGGAAGACATCCGCCGGATCTACGACGGCGATGTCACGAACTGGAAAGAGCTCGGGGGCGCGGACGAAGCCATTGTCGCCTATCAGCGGGCGCCCGACAGCGAAAGCCAGATTTTTATGAAAGAATTCATGGGCATTTTCCCGTTGAGGGATCCGCCCAAGACCGTGATCCAAAGGGACAGGGACCCCGACCGGGGAATTCCCGGCGGACCCGCAGAAGTCCCGGCCGATTACCGGAACGAAAAAAACGCCGTCGGCTACTCGCTGCGCTTTTTTTCCATGAGGGCGGTCAAGGATTACGATATCAAGCTCCTTTCCGTCGACGGGATCCCGCCGACGCTGGAGACGATCAAAAATGAGACCTATCCTCTCGTTGTCCCCATTTACGCCATCCGGCGCGGAGACAATCGGAAACCCAATGTGGACCAGTTTGTGGAATGGATTTTGTTTGAGGAAGGG
This genomic interval carries:
- a CDS encoding substrate-binding domain-containing protein; the encoded protein is MAALIILKLATTAVLAFFSFITGRLVLQYFPPETAHAGLIVIGAFFLLFLILVLTEIVFWWKRFRFPALKILGVIVIVLVGVRFGFEIYTAKEESITIRERIADRREYLPFDEDSAIARLPFPPGIRFTEDLPVVDGAESLFSLYSAFVNALYPETIPPLNNGGGPFRFLGGEKGMAALTGGETDIRFGYYPESAREVADSAPGYSELVWHRMGKDALIFFVNKNNPIDNLSSEDIRRIYDGDVTNWKELGGADEAIVAYQRAPDSESQIFMKEFMGIFPLRDPPKTVIQRDRDPDRGIPGGPAEVPADYRNEKNAVGYSLRFFSMRAVKDYDIKLLSVDGIPPTLETIKNETYPLVVPIYAIRRGDNRKPNVDQFVEWILFEEGQYLIEKSGFAPLN